In bacterium, a single genomic region encodes these proteins:
- a CDS encoding ATP-binding protein yields MMYGIEYFSDVLKKTVLGLTSEVSLGRSSCNTLRICEPGVSRFHAKITPMNGKWILRDLGSKNGILVNGKHVKSHVLSPGDCIVMGSARLRFIELGRPLAQSLETNLLASTRSMDPSEPFGEEKEREISHQMGLVRTFLEAVKVGVAIVSPEMQALYYNSGLEHPGTSDLKAPASIGVVLACPSAGQRGCDPGSCVQCPLYGFVKESFNRQCSLGPMEAPWPPAKTPLRFLRFWITPLPYFLMGDPLCLLTWEDVTQERNIEIKLEELNRDLEDANRQLTQAIERANVLAFEAQAANIAKSAFLARMSHEIRTPLNSVLGYTQMLLEEDLKEEQKAHVRMVNTSGQALLALIEDILDFSKIEAGEMSLECVSFSLRETLQEACEIVRPKLQDKPVKLSWEAAADVPELLLGDPVRTRQVILNLLGNAAKFTKKGEISLKVEKTHKEGSRIQLLFTVKDTGIGIPQHKLQIIFEPFRQAEDSTGRLYGGTGLGLTICRQLARLMQGEIWATSKEGAGSTFYFKAWFQECTQPPVQECIPEDTKAAPAQDLLSEPPPPAMTPPSRPARILLVEDNPVNAQLAELMLTKAGHMVQTAKDGWEALKLFTAKSRELDLILMDVEMPGLDGLRATKRIRALGHLDVPIVAMTAHALKEDMERCLESGMNDYLSKPIRKEILLNMVDKWTSKKRT; encoded by the coding sequence ATGATGTACGGGATCGAGTACTTCTCGGATGTGCTAAAAAAAACGGTCTTGGGACTGACCTCAGAGGTGAGCCTTGGCAGGAGCAGTTGCAATACCCTCAGGATCTGCGAGCCTGGTGTATCCCGCTTCCATGCCAAGATAACCCCCATGAACGGAAAATGGATCCTTCGGGACCTGGGAAGCAAAAATGGAATCTTAGTGAACGGAAAGCATGTGAAATCACATGTTCTGAGCCCCGGGGATTGTATAGTCATGGGAAGCGCCAGGCTTCGCTTCATAGAGCTGGGCAGGCCCCTTGCCCAGTCTTTAGAGACGAATCTGCTAGCCAGCACAAGAAGCATGGATCCCTCAGAGCCCTTTGGGGAGGAAAAGGAAAGAGAAATCTCCCATCAGATGGGTCTTGTGCGTACGTTTCTGGAGGCAGTGAAAGTAGGTGTGGCCATAGTGAGCCCAGAGATGCAGGCCCTCTACTATAACTCTGGCCTGGAGCACCCAGGAACCTCTGATCTTAAGGCTCCGGCCTCCATAGGGGTTGTTTTGGCTTGCCCCTCAGCAGGCCAGCGGGGTTGTGACCCAGGCTCCTGTGTCCAGTGTCCCTTATATGGGTTTGTGAAGGAGTCCTTCAACCGTCAATGCTCTTTGGGACCCATGGAGGCGCCATGGCCTCCTGCCAAGACCCCCCTTAGGTTTCTGCGCTTCTGGATCACTCCCCTTCCCTACTTTCTCATGGGAGATCCTCTTTGCCTTCTTACCTGGGAGGATGTGACCCAGGAAAGAAACATAGAGATCAAACTGGAGGAGCTCAACCGAGATCTGGAAGACGCCAACCGTCAGCTCACCCAAGCCATTGAGAGGGCCAATGTCCTGGCTTTCGAGGCCCAGGCTGCCAACATAGCCAAGAGCGCCTTCTTGGCCCGCATGAGCCACGAGATAAGGACCCCGCTCAACAGCGTGCTTGGGTACACCCAGATGCTCCTGGAGGAGGATCTGAAGGAAGAGCAAAAGGCCCATGTGAGGATGGTCAACACAAGCGGCCAGGCTCTACTAGCCCTCATAGAGGACATATTGGATTTCTCCAAGATAGAAGCCGGGGAGATGAGCCTGGAGTGCGTTAGTTTCTCTTTGCGGGAAACATTGCAGGAGGCATGCGAAATAGTAAGGCCCAAGCTCCAGGACAAGCCCGTGAAACTCTCTTGGGAGGCAGCGGCCGATGTACCGGAATTGCTATTGGGGGATCCTGTGCGCACAAGACAGGTCATCTTGAATCTGTTGGGCAATGCGGCCAAGTTTACAAAAAAAGGAGAAATATCCCTCAAGGTGGAGAAAACCCACAAAGAAGGTTCCAGGATTCAACTGCTCTTCACAGTCAAAGACACGGGCATAGGAATCCCCCAGCACAAACTCCAGATCATCTTTGAGCCATTTCGCCAGGCTGAGGACTCTACCGGCCGTTTATATGGTGGCACTGGGCTTGGCCTAACCATTTGCAGACAACTGGCCCGCCTCATGCAAGGTGAGATCTGGGCAACAAGCAAAGAGGGGGCAGGCAGCACCTTTTATTTTAAGGCCTGGTTCCAGGAATGTACCCAGCCTCCTGTGCAGGAGTGCATCCCAGAGGACACCAAGGCAGCCCCAGCCCAGGATCTGCTTTCAGAACCTCCACCCCCGGCCATGACCCCTCCTTCCAGGCCAGCCAGAATCCTGCTGGTGGAGGACAATCCGGTCAATGCCCAGCTGGCAGAGCTCATGCTCACCAAGGCCGGACACATGGTGCAGACCGCCAAAGATGGATGGGAGGCCCTCAAGCTCTTCACAGCCAAATCCAGGGAACTAGACCTGATACTCATGGATGTGGAAATGCCGGGGCTGGATGGGCTTCGGGCCACCAAGAGAATCCGAGCTCTGGGACATTTGGATGTGCCCATTGTGGCCATGACAGCTCACGCCCTGAAGGAGGACATGGAGAGGTGTCTGGAATCGGGCATGAACGACTACTTGAGCAAGCCCATCAGGAAAGAAATCCTGCTGAATATGGTGGACAAGTGGACTTCCAAGAAAAGAACCTAG
- a CDS encoding chemotaxis protein CheW: MKVTQSSQEAVGSARDGKYLTFSLAGEEYGIGILKVREIIGMMPITPVPLAPEFLKGVINLRGKVIPVVDLRRKFGMEEAQITERTCIIVVEITGGNTHVLMGIVVDAVSEVLNVRASDIEQTPNLGGSLKADYILGIGKMDGGIKILLDIDKVLSSQEILEVHKAA; this comes from the coding sequence ATGAAAGTTACCCAGAGTTCCCAGGAAGCGGTTGGGTCGGCACGGGACGGGAAGTACTTGACCTTCTCCCTGGCCGGTGAGGAGTACGGCATTGGGATCCTCAAGGTCAGGGAGATCATCGGTATGATGCCCATCACCCCAGTGCCTCTGGCACCAGAGTTCCTCAAAGGGGTGATCAATCTGAGGGGAAAGGTCATCCCAGTTGTGGATCTGAGGCGCAAGTTCGGCATGGAGGAAGCTCAGATAACCGAGCGCACTTGCATAATAGTGGTGGAGATAACCGGCGGCAACACCCATGTTCTCATGGGCATAGTGGTGGACGCTGTCTCCGAGGTGCTAAATGTCAGGGCCTCTGACATAGAACAGACACCCAACCTGGGGGGAAGCCTGAAGGCTGATTACATCCTGGGCATAGGAAAGATGGACGGTGGCATAAAGATCCTGTTGGACATAGACAAGGTGCTAAGCAGCCAAGAGATCCTTGAGGTCCACAAGGCTGCCTGA
- a CDS encoding methyl-accepting chemotaxis protein, translated as MARRVRLGTKLVLIFLAAGLLPMVATGLYNYLQTQSVFKQRILNENSLYVEQKAKILQDWFAQKASEVQMMLRIPVLYESVYAMSLMQRDMGDAVFTMKYMALERLLVNFIKEKGYSNAAVVHMDGTVIYDSTKGERSGEGKSVADRPYFKEASRGKLALSPIFHSPILTEPVLVIAGPILREGDKGEVIGVFLVTLPSKPISEMLLQGVERLGQGGDTYLVNHTGTLVSASKRFKENEVLKTQLDTEPVKALLEKGIKPAKADFSGALVAPDKDGRNLLTSFAVVKIGEHLYGLLAEQEESQAMAQLVAMRNVSVLSLAVAALLVGMCGFWVGRTIAGPLRKVAGGLTEAASQSASASSQVASASQSLAEGASEQAASLEETSSSLEEMASMTRQNADNARQANNLMKETAKVVSQAREAMDGLTQAMGAISKASDQTAKIIKTIDEIAFQTNLLALNAAVEAARAGEAGAGFAVVADEVRNLAQRAAEAAKNTANLIEETVKRIKEGSSMVGTTNEAFEKVAQGTGKVEELLGEISAASQEQAQGIEQLNQAVAQMDRVVQQNAANAEESASAAQQLQAQAQILQGVVKELVQLVEGSGRSETGLRRFKIKREKSEEKTTMMKPSAPMGEREAWAGADMGPNPALKEKGNGRQRPKPVPSEVIPLDEDEKHFKEF; from the coding sequence ATGGCTAGACGCGTCAGATTGGGGACAAAGTTGGTTTTGATCTTCTTGGCAGCAGGGCTTTTGCCCATGGTTGCCACAGGTCTTTACAATTACCTTCAAACTCAAAGCGTCTTCAAACAAAGGATACTCAACGAGAACAGCCTCTACGTGGAGCAGAAGGCCAAGATTCTTCAGGACTGGTTTGCTCAGAAGGCTTCTGAAGTCCAGATGATGCTTCGCATACCGGTTCTGTATGAGAGCGTTTATGCCATGAGCCTTATGCAAAGGGACATGGGGGATGCAGTATTCACCATGAAGTACATGGCCCTGGAACGTCTGCTGGTAAATTTCATAAAAGAAAAGGGCTACAGCAACGCTGCCGTTGTACATATGGATGGAACCGTGATTTACGATAGCACCAAGGGGGAACGCTCAGGAGAAGGTAAGTCAGTAGCCGACAGGCCCTATTTCAAAGAGGCCTCCCGGGGCAAGCTGGCCCTGAGCCCCATCTTTCATTCTCCCATACTCACCGAACCTGTTTTGGTCATAGCAGGACCCATCCTCAGGGAGGGAGACAAGGGGGAGGTCATAGGGGTCTTTCTGGTGACCCTTCCCTCCAAGCCCATCTCAGAGATGTTGCTCCAAGGCGTGGAACGTCTTGGCCAAGGAGGAGACACTTACCTGGTGAATCACACGGGCACCCTTGTGAGCGCATCCAAGAGATTCAAGGAAAACGAGGTGCTTAAGACCCAGTTGGACACAGAGCCTGTCAAGGCTCTCTTGGAAAAGGGCATCAAGCCTGCCAAGGCTGATTTTTCCGGCGCCTTGGTGGCCCCGGATAAAGACGGACGCAATCTACTTACCAGCTTTGCTGTGGTCAAGATCGGGGAGCATTTGTACGGACTTCTGGCAGAGCAGGAAGAATCCCAGGCCATGGCCCAGCTGGTTGCCATGAGAAACGTCTCTGTTCTTAGTCTGGCAGTGGCAGCTCTTTTGGTGGGCATGTGCGGATTTTGGGTGGGCCGCACCATAGCAGGACCACTTCGAAAGGTGGCCGGGGGGCTCACAGAGGCGGCCTCCCAGAGCGCCTCAGCCTCCAGCCAGGTTGCCTCGGCCAGCCAGTCCCTTGCCGAAGGGGCCTCAGAGCAGGCAGCCTCCCTGGAAGAGACCTCCTCCTCCCTGGAAGAAATGGCCTCCATGACCAGACAAAACGCCGACAATGCCAGGCAGGCCAACAACTTGATGAAAGAGACGGCCAAGGTGGTCTCCCAGGCCAGGGAGGCCATGGATGGGCTCACCCAGGCCATGGGGGCCATATCCAAGGCCAGTGACCAGACGGCCAAGATCATCAAGACCATTGATGAAATAGCCTTCCAGACCAATCTACTGGCCCTAAACGCCGCCGTGGAAGCAGCCCGCGCCGGAGAGGCGGGAGCGGGCTTTGCAGTTGTGGCCGACGAGGTAAGAAACCTGGCCCAGAGGGCTGCGGAGGCTGCCAAGAATACTGCCAATCTCATCGAGGAGACCGTAAAGAGAATCAAGGAGGGCTCCTCCATGGTTGGCACCACCAATGAGGCCTTCGAGAAGGTGGCCCAGGGCACGGGAAAGGTGGAAGAACTCCTGGGAGAGATCTCGGCTGCCTCACAGGAGCAGGCCCAGGGCATAGAACAGCTCAACCAGGCCGTGGCCCAGATGGACAGGGTCGTACAACAAAATGCGGCCAATGCCGAGGAAAGCGCCTCTGCAGCCCAGCAGCTCCAGGCTCAGGCCCAGATTCTGCAGGGAGTTGTCAAGGAACTGGTGCAGCTTGTGGAGGGCTCTGGAAGATCAGAGACAGGACTGCGCAGGTTCAAGATCAAAAGAGAAAAGTCAGAGGAAAAAACCACAATGATGAAACCCTCGGCCCCAATGGGAGAGCGTGAGGCTTGGGCTGGGGCTGACATGGGACCAAATCCCGCGCTCAAGGAAAAGGGTAATGGCAGACAGAGGCCCAAACCTGTTCCATCAGAGGTGATCCCCTTGGATGAGGATGAAAAGCACTTCAAGGAGTTCTGA
- a CDS encoding Hpt domain-containing protein, which yields MDFQEKNLEMDLEALCQELGLDIEQFSQFASLFLDVAATDMERMREALACEDLAGVAEAAHSIKGAALTLELERICAMAKALEANAKSGKREKLQEGIQSLAQELDRLEICFQEQGLIRKE from the coding sequence GTGGACTTCCAAGAAAAGAACCTAGAAATGGATCTGGAGGCTTTGTGTCAGGAACTGGGGCTGGACATTGAGCAGTTCTCACAGTTCGCCTCTCTGTTTCTGGATGTGGCCGCCACGGATATGGAGCGCATGAGAGAAGCCTTGGCCTGTGAAGACTTGGCTGGTGTGGCCGAAGCAGCCCATTCCATCAAAGGTGCGGCTCTTACACTGGAGCTGGAAAGGATATGTGCCATGGCCAAGGCTCTGGAGGCCAACGCCAAATCCGGGAAAAGAGAAAAACTCCAGGAGGGGATCCAGTCCCTGGCACAGGAATTGGATAGGCTTGAAATCTGTTTTCAGGAGCAGGGACTGATAAGAAAAGAGTGA
- a CDS encoding chemotaxis protein CheA, with amino-acid sequence MGSWKDFIAFPGITEKAHAQGGTRVTQESSDSRDFQEMIQELAAALVLADPGDLSTFQSVFNVLDSLSRHPIASADSRVCGVIGELREKLESCIMGGACLEELMPELEKALQQISLESLPENSVDPCQDSLPPDTRTEGDSSHKPLDSRAQPEESIADPELLKEFLAEARENLDSIEVEILALEENPSELEVIHRIFRPFHTIKGVSGFLNLQQVHTLSHKVEDVLDKARNGSMAMTQEVIDMVLEAVDLLKALLDATEKKSMGQPHQDCSDRLEDFLERLAAMDSQEEAPIEQDPPPLGQLLVATSKVSSEDISQALQVQESVASDRPLGQILVEQGKVAPKDVEKALKVQQAFAQVSEESRTSALGGTIRVDMAKLDNLVDMVGELVIAQSLIRQNPRIQEAMDHRLSKDFGHLGRITSELQRTAMSMRMVPIKHTFQKMIRLVRDLSRKSGKAVQLLMSGEETEIDRSMVDAIHDPLVHMIRNSVDHGIEPPEKREQRGKPPVGTIHLRAYHKGGHVIIEIQDDGGGLDLEKILHKAREKGLVRPEESLSDHEIYQLIFHPGFSTAERVTDVSGRGVGMDVVKKAIEKLRGRIELFSQPGLGCSVVVKLPLTLAIIDGMIVRVGTERYIIPTMSIKETFQPDESSVSTVHGRGEVIRVRDRLLPLMRLHRVFGIPTARVRPSEALGIVVDNEGDSWCLLVDQVIGKQEVVIKSLGQGLKHSQGVSGGAILGDGRVALILDVAGLLTLTQGLRQDTLES; translated from the coding sequence GTGGGATCTTGGAAAGATTTCATTGCTTTCCCGGGGATCACGGAAAAAGCCCATGCACAAGGAGGAACAAGAGTGACTCAAGAGTCTTCTGACAGCAGGGATTTCCAGGAAATGATTCAGGAGCTGGCTGCGGCTTTGGTCTTGGCCGACCCAGGTGATCTAAGCACGTTTCAGTCTGTTTTCAATGTGCTGGATTCATTGTCCAGACATCCCATCGCATCAGCGGATTCAAGGGTGTGCGGAGTCATTGGAGAGCTCAGGGAAAAGCTGGAATCGTGCATCATGGGGGGTGCATGTTTGGAGGAGCTCATGCCTGAGCTGGAAAAGGCTCTCCAGCAGATATCTCTGGAGAGCCTCCCAGAGAACTCTGTGGATCCCTGCCAGGATTCCCTGCCACCTGATACAAGAACCGAAGGTGACTCATCCCATAAACCCCTGGACTCCAGAGCACAACCCGAGGAGTCCATCGCAGATCCTGAACTCCTCAAAGAATTCCTGGCAGAGGCCAGGGAAAATCTGGATTCCATAGAGGTGGAAATACTGGCCCTAGAGGAGAATCCATCGGAATTGGAAGTCATTCACCGAATCTTTAGGCCCTTTCACACCATCAAAGGGGTCTCGGGATTCTTGAATCTGCAACAGGTGCACACCCTCTCCCACAAGGTGGAGGATGTGTTGGACAAGGCCAGAAACGGCTCCATGGCCATGACTCAGGAAGTCATTGACATGGTCCTGGAGGCCGTAGACCTTCTAAAGGCTCTTCTAGATGCCACAGAGAAGAAATCTATGGGACAGCCACACCAGGATTGCTCTGATCGCTTGGAGGATTTTCTGGAGCGTCTGGCAGCAATGGACTCACAAGAGGAAGCCCCCATTGAGCAGGATCCTCCTCCTCTGGGCCAGCTGCTGGTGGCCACCAGCAAGGTGAGTTCAGAGGATATCTCGCAGGCCCTCCAGGTGCAAGAGTCTGTGGCGTCTGATAGGCCCCTGGGACAGATCCTGGTGGAGCAAGGCAAGGTGGCTCCCAAAGACGTAGAGAAGGCCTTGAAGGTCCAGCAAGCATTCGCCCAGGTGTCCGAGGAATCCCGAACCTCAGCCCTGGGCGGAACCATCAGGGTGGATATGGCCAAGCTGGACAATCTTGTGGACATGGTGGGCGAGCTTGTGATCGCACAGTCCCTGATAAGGCAAAACCCGCGAATCCAGGAAGCAATGGATCACAGGCTCAGCAAGGATTTCGGCCATCTGGGCCGCATAACCTCAGAGCTACAGCGCACCGCCATGTCCATGCGGATGGTGCCCATCAAGCATACCTTCCAAAAAATGATCAGGTTGGTGAGGGATCTTTCCCGCAAGTCCGGCAAGGCAGTACAGCTACTCATGTCCGGCGAAGAAACAGAAATAGACAGAAGCATGGTGGATGCCATTCATGATCCACTTGTGCACATGATCCGTAACTCTGTGGACCACGGCATAGAGCCTCCAGAGAAGCGGGAACAAAGGGGCAAACCCCCAGTGGGCACCATCCACTTGAGGGCATATCACAAGGGAGGGCATGTGATAATCGAGATCCAGGATGACGGTGGAGGGCTGGACCTGGAGAAGATTCTCCACAAGGCAAGAGAAAAAGGGCTGGTCAGGCCAGAGGAGAGCCTTTCGGATCACGAAATCTACCAGCTCATATTCCATCCTGGGTTTTCCACGGCTGAGCGGGTCACTGATGTCTCAGGCCGGGGCGTGGGAATGGACGTGGTAAAAAAGGCCATAGAGAAGTTAAGAGGCAGGATAGAGCTATTCTCCCAACCAGGTCTGGGCTGCAGCGTGGTGGTAAAACTCCCCCTCACGCTGGCCATCATTGATGGCATGATAGTCCGAGTGGGCACAGAGCGTTACATAATCCCCACCATGAGCATAAAGGAAACCTTTCAGCCTGATGAGAGTTCTGTCTCAACGGTGCATGGCCGGGGAGAGGTTATCCGAGTCCGGGATAGGCTCCTGCCTTTAATGAGGCTCCACAGGGTCTTTGGCATACCCACGGCCCGTGTCAGGCCCTCGGAAGCCCTTGGAATAGTGGTGGACAACGAGGGAGACTCCTGGTGTCTGCTGGTGGACCAGGTGATAGGTAAGCAGGAGGTAGTCATAAAGAGCTTGGGTCAGGGCCTCAAGCATTCACAAGGGGTCTCAGGAGGAGCCATCCTGGGAGACGGCAGAGTGGCCCTGATACTTGATGTTGCAGGACTATTGACCCTGACACAGGGCCTAAGGCAGGACACCCTGGAGTCCTGA
- a CDS encoding response regulator — MEVLVVDDEPQLSEIMAEYLSRCGYHVTCAQNGGESLELIRAKYFSVVISDITMPGISGLELLKSIREIYPETSVILMTGSASAQAAKEALEKGAFAVLQKPFSLQELKKKVDQAARLRSMGPPKGIMRGSKNPDHGEQQSSSSLRSKELQVLASMGAALALADKQGIVLDVNDGFCRTFNKKDVQVRGNSLCKALGCSLSSESTCSNPCEMWDRFQRVVRQKHSSGPFVCSIPLQGRGTRQHFIFHTRVLMLPQGNGSGAGQERLAVLMEDISEFLDAEAQVLDPGCLGCLGEITRDIVHELAQPLNAISAQCQLLKFRIEQQGESSKEVVLSSLAELQRQTSRMTEVLNHLRSGYRNKTLVGPQGPNQGSSAQ; from the coding sequence ATGGAAGTACTCGTGGTGGATGACGAACCTCAGCTTTCGGAAATCATGGCCGAGTATCTGAGCCGCTGTGGATACCACGTTACCTGCGCCCAGAATGGGGGGGAGTCCCTTGAGCTGATTCGGGCAAAGTACTTCTCTGTTGTCATCTCGGATATAACCATGCCGGGTATTAGCGGTTTGGAGCTTTTGAAGTCAATCAGGGAAATCTATCCTGAAACCAGTGTCATCTTGATGACAGGCTCTGCCAGCGCCCAGGCTGCCAAAGAAGCTCTAGAAAAAGGTGCTTTCGCGGTGCTTCAGAAACCTTTTTCCCTGCAGGAACTGAAAAAAAAGGTGGATCAGGCCGCAAGGCTCCGTAGCATGGGGCCCCCAAAAGGAATCATGAGAGGTTCAAAGAATCCTGATCATGGGGAGCAGCAGTCATCCAGCTCCCTCAGGAGCAAAGAATTACAGGTTCTTGCCTCCATGGGAGCTGCCTTGGCCTTGGCTGACAAACAAGGGATTGTTCTGGATGTCAATGATGGCTTCTGCAGGACATTCAACAAGAAAGACGTGCAGGTAAGAGGCAACTCCCTGTGCAAGGCACTGGGCTGCTCTCTGTCATCAGAGAGCACATGCTCCAATCCCTGCGAAATGTGGGATAGATTCCAAAGAGTTGTAAGACAGAAGCACTCCTCCGGGCCTTTTGTTTGCAGTATCCCTCTTCAAGGAAGAGGTACCAGGCAACACTTCATTTTCCACACAAGGGTCCTTATGCTTCCACAGGGCAATGGCTCTGGGGCAGGCCAGGAGCGACTGGCAGTTCTCATGGAAGACATCTCAGAGTTCCTGGATGCAGAGGCCCAGGTACTGGACCCCGGTTGTTTGGGCTGCCTGGGAGAGATAACAAGAGACATAGTGCATGAACTGGCCCAGCCTCTGAATGCCATCTCAGCTCAATGCCAGCTCCTCAAGTTCAGAATAGAACAACAAGGTGAGTCCTCCAAGGAAGTTGTACTTTCCAGTCTGGCTGAGCTCCAGAGGCAAACTTCCCGAATGACAGAGGTCCTAAACCATCTAAGATCAGGTTACAGAAACAAAACCCTTGTAGGTCCTCAAGGGCCCAACCAAGGCTCCTCTGCGCAGTGA
- a CDS encoding GGDEF domain-containing response regulator codes for MMDNALTQMWNQSQGFYQVQEALFHPCSLLSMPDLSAQEVMLPDSMAQAQVPSVLWAYERPLQPWLKSLVRSALGSKVCLRMVRSFPMALAEISSRSFELLLTGKDLEQGSGFQLVQSLREKNIWTPAVLLTYRGDEDLAARCLEEGFAAYLAGEMLGDAPRVSQRIQKALEEGLRRKKTAAFLRQVGQMAITDPLTSLYNRFFMEKLLEMETSRCLRYGEPFCVALLDLDGFKKVNDLLGHLRGDQLLVELAQVLKKTVRATDHIGRYGGDEFLMILPKASLVNGISLCTRIIQAVRSRDSWVQAPNPKISLSIGLTHWRGDQALAWESILEKTDRVLYQAKSKGKNRICYEFS; via the coding sequence ATGATGGATAATGCCCTGACACAGATGTGGAATCAGTCCCAAGGCTTTTATCAGGTACAGGAGGCTCTTTTTCACCCATGTTCTTTGCTCTCCATGCCAGATCTTTCTGCTCAGGAAGTAATGCTGCCAGATTCCATGGCCCAAGCCCAGGTCCCCTCGGTGCTGTGGGCTTATGAAAGGCCCCTTCAGCCCTGGTTGAAGTCGCTGGTGCGATCCGCTCTTGGCAGCAAGGTGTGCCTGCGCATGGTGAGGTCCTTTCCCATGGCTTTGGCTGAAATCTCCTCAAGATCTTTTGAACTTCTGTTGACAGGAAAAGACCTGGAACAGGGAAGCGGTTTTCAACTGGTCCAATCCCTAAGGGAAAAGAACATTTGGACTCCTGCTGTTCTGCTTACATACAGGGGAGATGAGGATTTGGCGGCCAGATGCCTGGAAGAGGGCTTTGCTGCGTACCTGGCAGGAGAGATGTTGGGGGACGCACCCAGAGTTTCACAGAGAATCCAAAAGGCCTTGGAGGAAGGCTTAAGAAGAAAGAAAACCGCAGCCTTTTTGAGGCAGGTGGGTCAGATGGCCATAACAGATCCTCTCACATCTCTGTACAACAGGTTTTTCATGGAAAAGCTCTTGGAAATGGAGACCTCAAGGTGCCTTCGCTATGGAGAGCCTTTTTGTGTGGCCCTTCTGGATCTGGATGGTTTCAAGAAGGTAAACGATCTCTTGGGCCATCTAAGAGGAGACCAGCTGCTGGTGGAGCTGGCTCAGGTACTAAAGAAAACCGTTAGGGCAACCGATCATATTGGGCGGTATGGAGGAGATGAATTCCTGATGATTCTGCCCAAGGCCAGCCTGGTAAATGGCATCAGCCTATGTACCAGGATCATCCAGGCCGTAAGGAGCCGTGATTCGTGGGTCCAAGCACCAAACCCCAAGATCAGCCTCAGCATAGGGCTCACCCACTGGAGAGGGGATCAGGCCCTTGCCTGGGAGTCTATCCTGGAGAAAACAGACAGGGTTCTTTACCAGGCCAAGAGCAAGGGCAAGAACCGGATCTGCTACGAATTCTCCTGA